One segment of Rhodopirellula baltica SH 1 DNA contains the following:
- a CDS encoding putative 2-dehydropantoate 2-reductase, giving the protein MTTPAEPLRYAILGSGAVGGLYGAMLARSGCDVHFLLHSDFEHVRENGLRIDSVLGDFVLESPQVYDSVESMPKCDVVIIALKSTRNALLDEWLPRVVADDGVVLTLQNGLDVEADVRRTIPAGRVLGGCCFLCSNKVGPGHIHHLDYGRIAFGAYQEAGVDPLRANEVGRRIEADMQSAGIDANWSDDLAKTRWRKLMWNIPFNGLSVVLDASTDRIIGSQPGRDLANQLIAEVHAGAAACGVEIDEKAIRATMEHTETMVPYDSSMRLDFLAKRPMEVEAIFGNPLRAIGDRASEIAPSISMLYQQLAFFNEAICQDA; this is encoded by the coding sequence ATGACCACTCCTGCCGAACCGCTTCGTTATGCAATTTTGGGAAGTGGGGCGGTGGGCGGTTTGTACGGAGCCATGTTGGCCCGATCCGGATGCGACGTGCACTTTCTGTTGCATTCGGATTTTGAGCATGTTCGCGAAAACGGATTGCGCATCGACAGTGTGCTGGGCGACTTTGTCTTGGAGTCGCCGCAGGTCTACGATTCGGTCGAATCGATGCCGAAATGCGATGTCGTGATCATCGCGCTGAAGTCGACTCGCAATGCGCTGTTGGACGAGTGGCTGCCGCGAGTCGTCGCTGATGATGGCGTGGTGCTGACCCTGCAAAACGGGTTGGATGTCGAAGCGGATGTGCGGCGGACGATTCCCGCCGGACGAGTTCTCGGCGGTTGCTGTTTCCTTTGCAGCAACAAAGTTGGGCCGGGCCATATCCACCACTTGGATTACGGGCGGATCGCGTTTGGTGCCTACCAGGAAGCTGGTGTGGATCCGTTGCGTGCCAATGAGGTGGGCCGCCGCATCGAAGCGGACATGCAATCAGCAGGCATCGACGCGAATTGGAGCGATGATTTGGCGAAGACACGTTGGCGAAAGTTGATGTGGAATATCCCTTTCAATGGATTGTCGGTTGTTTTGGATGCTTCAACGGATCGAATCATCGGCTCGCAACCTGGTCGCGACTTGGCAAATCAGCTGATCGCGGAAGTTCACGCCGGTGCCGCGGCATGCGGCGTGGAGATCGACGAAAAGGCAATTCGGGCAACGATGGAACACACCGAAACCATGGTTCCCTACGACAGCAGCATGCGGTTGGACTTTCTGGCCAAGCGACCGATGGAAGTCGAAGCGATCTTTGGCAACCCGCTGCGAGCGATCGGAGATCGTGCGAGCGAAATCGCTCCGTCGATTTCGATGCTGTATCAACAGCTCGCGTTTTTCAACGAAGCGATTTGCCAAGACGCTTGA
- a CDS encoding arylsulfatase, with product MRSRHLLCLFVGLMVWSNSLAPTPANAADSASQPNILFVLYDDLGWGDLGCYYQNESKHDRTHQTPHWDAMAAEGLQMRNHYCPAPVCAPSRASLLTGVHQGHASIRDNQFDKALPDVPTVASVLKSVGYTTALVGKYGLQGEGNSAENWPAYPTKRGFDEFFGYVRHRDGHNHYPADKWPIANGDAHANPVELWHNDDEISSQLKGCYTADLFTAKTKRFLVEHQSQSADDPFFVFLSYDTPHASIQYPSAPYPEGKGVNGGVQWLGETERMINTVGPIDSYKHPDYANQGWTDAEVRFATSVRRLDDLMGDLLQTLRDLELEENTLVVFSSDNGPHSESYIQNVNYAPTSFQSYGPFDGMKRDCYEGGIRVPTVAWWPGKIAAGIDQSPSQFHDWLTTFADLAGANVPARADGVSLVPTLLQKGQQATPTTYVEYFNGGKTPNYEDYEPSRRGARRGQMQAIFMDGYKGVRHNIQSHADPFEIYDVAKDPGEANNLAGTSPEMEKLQQRMHDRVLQLRSANATAERPYDGEPIPADESLNADAPMVVNYCPTKTSIVSRLDPAQSTKVDIEGLDLADAVRSAGQGNARVQTVLNVAKTGRYELRLKATGDAVLRVHDAALIDTTGHDKTDASVEVTLEAGTHPVDMIVRLAGNDSVPALELNELPDAPKKSRKPAKQKRKSK from the coding sequence ATGCGTTCCCGCCATCTTCTGTGTTTGTTCGTTGGACTGATGGTTTGGTCCAATTCGCTCGCACCCACCCCAGCCAACGCTGCGGACTCCGCCAGCCAACCAAACATTCTTTTCGTCTTGTACGATGATCTTGGTTGGGGCGATCTGGGGTGCTACTACCAGAACGAATCCAAGCATGATCGCACGCACCAAACACCGCACTGGGATGCGATGGCTGCCGAAGGTCTGCAGATGCGGAACCACTATTGCCCGGCTCCCGTGTGCGCCCCCAGCCGCGCGTCGCTGTTGACCGGCGTGCATCAGGGACATGCGTCGATCCGAGACAATCAGTTCGACAAAGCGTTGCCCGACGTTCCGACGGTCGCATCGGTTCTGAAAAGCGTTGGCTACACGACCGCGCTCGTCGGTAAGTATGGTTTGCAGGGCGAAGGCAACAGCGCCGAAAATTGGCCTGCGTACCCGACCAAACGCGGCTTTGACGAATTCTTTGGCTATGTGCGTCACCGCGACGGCCACAACCACTATCCCGCCGACAAGTGGCCGATTGCCAATGGCGACGCACACGCCAACCCCGTCGAGTTGTGGCACAACGACGATGAAATCTCATCTCAACTGAAAGGCTGCTACACGGCTGATTTGTTCACCGCCAAAACAAAAAGGTTCTTGGTTGAACACCAATCGCAATCCGCCGACGATCCGTTCTTCGTCTTTCTTTCTTACGACACACCTCACGCATCAATCCAATATCCCTCGGCGCCCTATCCAGAAGGCAAAGGCGTCAACGGCGGCGTGCAGTGGCTCGGTGAGACCGAACGCATGATTAACACGGTCGGACCGATCGATTCCTACAAGCACCCGGACTACGCCAACCAAGGTTGGACAGATGCCGAGGTCCGGTTCGCGACCAGCGTCCGACGGCTCGACGATTTGATGGGTGACCTGTTGCAAACACTTCGTGACCTGGAACTCGAAGAAAATACCCTGGTAGTTTTTTCCAGTGACAACGGGCCGCATAGCGAGTCCTATATTCAAAACGTCAACTACGCACCGACATCGTTTCAGTCTTACGGGCCGTTTGATGGGATGAAGCGAGATTGTTATGAGGGTGGGATCCGCGTCCCGACCGTTGCTTGGTGGCCTGGAAAGATTGCAGCTGGAATCGATCAAAGCCCAAGCCAATTCCACGATTGGTTGACCACCTTTGCTGATTTGGCGGGAGCAAACGTTCCGGCTCGAGCGGACGGTGTTTCGCTGGTTCCTACGTTGTTGCAGAAGGGCCAGCAAGCTACTCCGACCACTTACGTCGAGTACTTCAACGGAGGCAAGACGCCGAACTACGAAGACTACGAGCCATCACGCCGCGGTGCTCGTCGTGGTCAGATGCAAGCAATCTTCATGGACGGCTACAAAGGCGTTCGGCACAACATCCAATCGCATGCGGATCCGTTTGAGATCTACGACGTCGCCAAAGATCCTGGCGAAGCCAACAATTTGGCTGGGACGTCACCCGAGATGGAAAAGCTGCAACAACGAATGCATGACCGGGTGCTTCAGCTTCGATCGGCCAACGCGACTGCCGAACGTCCTTACGATGGCGAACCCATCCCGGCGGACGAATCATTGAATGCTGATGCTCCGATGGTGGTCAATTATTGTCCGACCAAAACATCCATCGTTTCGCGTTTGGATCCTGCTCAATCGACGAAGGTCGACATTGAAGGATTGGATCTCGCCGACGCTGTTCGCTCAGCCGGCCAAGGCAACGCACGCGTGCAAACGGTTCTGAATGTCGCCAAAACAGGGCGATACGAGTTGCGATTGAAGGCGACCGGCGATGCTGTTTTGAGAGTGCATGATGCTGCTTTGATTGACACCACCGGCCATGACAAAACGGATGCATCGGTTGAAGTCACGCTGGAAGCTGGTACGCACCCGGTTGACATGATCGTCCGTTTGGCGGGCAATGATTCCGTTCCCGCATTGGAACTGAACGAGCTGCCAGACGCTCCGAAAAAGTCACGCAAACCAGCCAAACAGAAAAGGAAATCCAAATGA